One segment of Microbacterium arborescens DNA contains the following:
- a CDS encoding AAA family ATPase, translated as MTNDGTQAAFGPDRFAATTDAISASIARVIDGKPEAVRSALVCLLAEGHLLIEDVPGVGKTMLARALAATVDATVRRIQFTPDLLPGDVTGVSVFNQADREFEFKQGAIFAHIVIADEINRSSPKTQSALLEAMEERQVTVDGRTHGLPAPFLVVATQNPLEMEGTYALPEAQRDRFMMRISMGYPDAASEARMLRERDTVNPLSSLAAVITAHEVRGLIAWARSLHVSPAVEEYAVAIARATRDHRDLRLGASPRATLQLVRAAKVWAALDGRPFVIPDDIVALLQPVLAHRLIPARTTGASRGRSGAEVVEAALADIAATVPVPLPVR; from the coding sequence CCGCGTCATCGACGGCAAGCCCGAGGCCGTGCGCTCGGCACTGGTGTGCCTGCTCGCCGAGGGGCACCTCCTCATCGAGGACGTGCCGGGCGTCGGGAAGACGATGCTCGCGCGTGCGCTGGCCGCGACGGTCGATGCCACCGTGCGCCGCATCCAGTTCACCCCCGACCTGCTCCCCGGCGACGTCACCGGCGTGAGCGTGTTCAATCAGGCCGACCGCGAGTTCGAGTTCAAGCAGGGGGCGATCTTCGCCCACATCGTCATCGCCGACGAGATCAACCGCTCCTCCCCCAAGACGCAGTCGGCACTGCTGGAGGCGATGGAGGAACGTCAGGTGACCGTGGACGGCCGCACCCACGGGCTTCCCGCGCCGTTCCTGGTGGTCGCGACGCAGAACCCCCTCGAGATGGAGGGCACGTACGCGCTGCCGGAGGCGCAGCGCGACCGGTTCATGATGCGCATCTCCATGGGCTATCCCGACGCTGCGTCCGAGGCCCGGATGCTGCGCGAGCGCGACACCGTCAACCCCCTCTCCTCGCTCGCGGCCGTCATCACGGCGCACGAGGTTCGGGGGCTCATCGCGTGGGCACGGAGCCTGCACGTCTCGCCCGCGGTCGAGGAGTACGCCGTCGCCATCGCCCGGGCCACCCGCGATCACCGCGACCTCCGCCTGGGCGCCAGCCCGCGCGCCACGCTGCAGCTCGTCCGCGCCGCCAAAGTGTGGGCGGCGCTCGACGGCCGCCCCTTCGTCATCCCCGACGACATCGTCGCGCTCCTGCAGCCGGTTCTGGCCCACCGCCTCATCCCGGCGCGGACGACCGGCGCATCCCGCGGCCGGAGCGGCGCCGAGGTGGTCGAGGCGGCGCTCGCCGACATCGCCGCGACGGTGCCGGTCCCGCTTCCGGTCCGCTGA